A single region of the Streptomyces sp. NBC_00425 genome encodes:
- a CDS encoding DUF190 domain-containing protein, with product MTRLSGGALRLTVFVGENDTWRHRPLYSEIVHRAHAAGLAGASVFRGVEGFGASSLIHTSRLLSLSEDLPVAVVIVDTPERVEAFLPQLDELVTDGLVVLDECRVLRFAGRGGGADGDGDGDGNRGGSGVGGGGDRRDDSDMKGKNSL from the coding sequence ATGACCCGGCTCTCCGGCGGCGCCCTGCGGCTGACCGTCTTCGTCGGCGAGAACGACACCTGGCGGCACAGACCCCTGTACTCGGAGATCGTGCACCGCGCCCACGCGGCCGGTCTCGCGGGGGCCAGCGTCTTCCGCGGCGTCGAGGGCTTCGGCGCCTCCTCGCTGATCCACACCTCTCGGCTTCTCTCGCTCAGCGAGGACCTGCCGGTCGCCGTCGTGATCGTCGACACGCCGGAACGGGTGGAGGCCTTCCTGCCGCAGCTCGACGAGCTGGTCACGGACGGGCTGGTGGTTCTCGACGAATGCCGTGTCCTCAGATTCGCGGGCCGGGGCGGAGGCGCGGACGGCGACGGGGACGGGGACGGAAACAGGGGCGGAAGCGGAGTCGGAGGCGGCGGCGACCGGCGGGACGATTCGGACATGAAGGGTAAGAACTCGTTGTGA
- the crcB gene encoding fluoride efflux transporter CrcB — MTAPQAQGLRAGAPRRTARSGQLPVVAVVALGGGVGAAARYAAALRWPVGAGGFPWTTFWVNVVGCAVIGVFLVVITEVVTVHRLVRPFFGTGVLGGFTTFSTYAVDIQRLIDAGRTGTALAYLAATLAGALAAVWLAATATRRVLARGRR, encoded by the coding sequence ATGACAGCCCCACAGGCCCAGGGCCTGCGCGCCGGGGCCCCGCGCAGGACCGCCCGCTCGGGTCAGCTTCCGGTGGTCGCCGTCGTGGCCCTCGGCGGTGGCGTCGGCGCCGCCGCCCGCTACGCCGCCGCGCTCCGGTGGCCCGTCGGGGCCGGCGGCTTCCCCTGGACGACGTTCTGGGTGAACGTGGTCGGATGCGCCGTGATCGGCGTCTTCCTGGTGGTGATCACCGAGGTCGTGACGGTTCACCGGCTGGTGCGGCCGTTCTTCGGCACCGGGGTGCTCGGCGGCTTCACCACCTTCTCGACGTACGCCGTCGACATCCAGAGGCTGATCGACGCGGGTCGCACCGGCACCGCCCTGGCCTACCTCGCCGCGACCCTGGCCGGGGCGCTCGCCGCGGTGTGGCTCGCGGCCACGGCGACCCGCCGCGTCCTTGCGAGGGGGCGGCGATGA
- the crcB gene encoding fluoride efflux transporter CrcB, which produces MNWLVVVAGGMIGAPLRYLTDRAVQSRHDSVFPWGTFVVNVVGCLILGALTGAATVGPDLRLFLGTGLCGALTTYSTFSYETLRLTESGAGLQAAANAVGSVAVGLGAAFAGVALGQWAWP; this is translated from the coding sequence GTGAACTGGCTGGTGGTCGTCGCCGGCGGCATGATCGGCGCGCCGCTGCGCTACCTGACCGACCGCGCGGTGCAGTCCCGGCACGACTCCGTCTTCCCCTGGGGCACCTTCGTCGTCAACGTCGTCGGCTGCCTGATCCTCGGTGCGCTGACCGGCGCCGCGACCGTCGGCCCCGACCTGCGGTTGTTCCTGGGGACGGGGCTCTGCGGGGCGCTGACCACGTACTCCACCTTCTCGTACGAGACGCTGCGGCTGACCGAGAGCGGCGCCGGACTGCAGGCCGCCGCCAATGCCGTCGGGAGCGTGGCCGTGGGGCTGGGGGCCGCGTTCGCGGGGGTCGCCCTGGGACAGTGGGCGTGGCCGTGA
- a CDS encoding ArsR family transcriptional regulator, translating to MLRTPASERRLEILEWLKEPARHFPRPRHGDLVQDGVTADVVAAKLGVRRRVADTHLALLAGIGLLRARRIGRRTYYRRDEMRIAEVARMFEKGW from the coding sequence ATGCTGAGGACTCCCGCAAGTGAGCGGCGACTCGAGATCCTGGAGTGGCTGAAGGAGCCGGCCCGGCACTTTCCGCGGCCACGACACGGCGACCTCGTCCAGGACGGCGTCACCGCGGACGTCGTCGCGGCGAAACTCGGCGTGCGCCGCCGGGTGGCCGACACCCACCTCGCCCTGCTCGCCGGCATCGGCCTGCTGCGCGCCAGGCGGATAGGACGCCGCACCTACTACCGGCGCGACGAGATGCGCATAGCCGAAGTGGCCCGCATGTTCGAGAAGGGCTGGTAG
- a CDS encoding FadR/GntR family transcriptional regulator, producing MEAVLVHLRGAIERGEYAIGDKLPSEAELCRTLEVSRPVLREALRALQTMGLTVAKTGKGTFVVANTVEDPTFGDYAASDLLEVRRHVEIPVAGYAARRRTAENLDHLAHLLERMERETDTTAWVAMDTLFHLAVAEAAQNPVFRRVIEEIRDALARQSAFLNELGGRREQSNREHRAIVEALIDGSETDAVEAMSHHLDRVETTLTDIVRAAGTDAPLEGGPEA from the coding sequence ATGGAAGCGGTGCTCGTCCACCTCCGCGGCGCCATCGAACGCGGCGAGTACGCCATCGGCGACAAGCTCCCCTCCGAGGCGGAGCTCTGCCGCACCCTCGAGGTGTCCCGGCCCGTGCTGCGGGAGGCCCTGCGCGCCCTGCAGACCATGGGCCTGACGGTCGCCAAGACCGGCAAGGGCACGTTCGTGGTCGCCAACACCGTCGAGGACCCCACCTTCGGCGACTACGCGGCCAGCGACCTGCTCGAGGTGCGCCGCCACGTCGAGATCCCGGTCGCCGGGTACGCGGCCCGGCGTCGCACCGCGGAGAACCTGGACCACCTCGCCCATCTGCTCGAGCGCATGGAGCGGGAGACGGACACCACCGCGTGGGTCGCGATGGACACCCTCTTCCACCTGGCCGTCGCCGAAGCCGCCCAGAACCCGGTCTTCCGCCGGGTCATCGAGGAGATCCGGGACGCACTGGCGCGTCAGTCGGCCTTCCTCAACGAACTGGGCGGCCGGCGCGAACAGTCCAACCGCGAGCACCGGGCGATCGTCGAAGCGCTGATCGACGGTTCCGAGACCGACGCCGTGGAGGCCATGAGCCACCACCTCGACCGCGTCGAGACCACCCTCACCGACATCGTCCGCGCCGCCGGCACGGACGCCCCCCTGGAAGGCGGACCCGAGGCGTGA
- a CDS encoding carbohydrate ABC transporter permease, which yields MTTARRTSYGVKGAPYAFLIPATILFALFFALPIGYAVWLSFHKVRVSGLGLGSGARREVWAGVENYTDALTDGELLDGALRVLGYGCIVVPVMLGLALLFALMLDSEKVRLAPFTRLAIFLPYAIPGVVAALLWGFLYLPDVSPFSYVLEKLGLPQPDLLDGGPLYLALSNIAVWGGTGFNMIVIYTSLRAIPAEVHEAAKLDGATPLQTALRIKIPMVAPSLVLTFFFSIIATLQVFNEPTTLKPLTNSVSTTWSPLMKVYRDAFGTGDVYQAAAEAVIIALATLVLSFGFLRAANRRNRQEAAS from the coding sequence GTGACCACCGCACGCCGCACGTCGTACGGGGTCAAGGGCGCCCCGTACGCGTTCCTCATCCCCGCGACGATCCTCTTCGCGCTGTTCTTCGCGCTGCCCATCGGGTACGCGGTCTGGCTCAGCTTCCACAAGGTGCGCGTCTCGGGCCTCGGCCTGGGTTCGGGCGCCCGCAGGGAGGTCTGGGCCGGCGTGGAGAACTACACCGACGCCCTCACCGACGGCGAACTGCTCGACGGTGCGCTGCGCGTCCTCGGGTACGGCTGCATCGTCGTCCCCGTGATGCTGGGCCTGGCGCTGCTGTTCGCGCTGATGCTCGACTCCGAGAAGGTGCGGCTCGCGCCGTTCACCCGGCTCGCGATCTTCCTCCCGTACGCCATCCCCGGCGTCGTGGCGGCGCTGCTGTGGGGCTTCCTCTACCTGCCGGACGTCAGCCCGTTCTCCTACGTCCTCGAGAAGCTGGGGCTGCCGCAGCCCGACCTGCTCGACGGCGGGCCGTTGTACCTCGCCCTGTCGAACATCGCGGTCTGGGGCGGCACCGGGTTCAACATGATCGTCATCTACACCTCGCTGCGGGCCATCCCGGCCGAGGTGCACGAGGCGGCGAAGCTGGACGGCGCCACCCCGCTGCAGACCGCGCTGCGGATCAAGATCCCGATGGTGGCGCCCTCGCTGGTGCTGACCTTCTTCTTCTCGATCATCGCCACGCTCCAGGTGTTCAACGAGCCGACCACCCTCAAGCCGCTCACCAACTCCGTGTCCACGACCTGGAGTCCGCTGATGAAGGTGTACCGGGACGCGTTCGGCACGGGTGACGTCTACCAGGCGGCCGCCGAGGCCGTGATCATCGCCCTGGCCACGCTGGTGCTGTCCTTCGGCTTCCTGCGGGCCGCGAACCGCCGTAACAGGCAGGAAGCGGCGTCATGA
- a CDS encoding beta-galactosidase, producing the protein MPATTPKGLTGLAFGGDYNPEQWPESVWQDDVRLMREAGVTMVSVGIFSWALLEPSPGEYDFGWLDRVIDLLHEHGIRVDLGTPTVSPPVWFYRRHPDALPVTAEGVRYEFGSRGAICHSNADYRAAAATITTRLAERYGGHPALAMWHVHNEYGVPVSACYCDSCAAHFRRWLGTTYGTVDAVNEAWGTAFWGQRYASFEDVNPPRATPTVGNPGQALDYKRFADATMRENFRAERDILHRLAPGVPVTTNFMTALSQCDSVDYWAWGREVDIVTNDHYLITDGRRTHVNLAMAADLTRSVAGGAPWILLEHSTSGINWQPRNPAKAPGQMARNSLSHVARGSEGAMFFQWRQSRRGAEKFHSAMVPHGGTDTRVWREVVELGAALDSLAAIRGTRTVADAAVLWDWHSWWAQNLDWRPSEDADPRERADAYYEALHDRHLTVDFAHPEADLSRYPLVVVPALYLMTEEAGHNLTEYVENGGTLVVSYFSGIVDEHDAVHEGAHPGPLRDVLGLTVEEFSPLLPGERVHVAGLDGSELEGDVWTEFVTPHGAETVWTYADGLAAGRPAVTRHRLGEGTAWYVSTRLGPDGLDALIGCAAEDAALAPRAELPRDVEVVRRSGETGSYLFAINHTAADVKVPLETPGTELLTGERAAGRLAVPAGAVRVVRLDG; encoded by the coding sequence ATGCCGGCGACCACCCCCAAGGGCCTCACCGGGCTCGCCTTCGGTGGGGACTACAACCCCGAGCAGTGGCCGGAATCCGTCTGGCAGGACGACGTCCGGCTGATGCGGGAGGCCGGCGTCACCATGGTCAGCGTCGGGATCTTCTCCTGGGCCCTCCTCGAACCCTCGCCGGGGGAGTACGACTTCGGCTGGCTCGACCGGGTGATCGATCTGCTGCACGAGCACGGCATCCGCGTCGACCTCGGCACCCCGACCGTGTCGCCGCCGGTCTGGTTCTACCGCCGCCATCCCGACGCCCTGCCGGTCACCGCCGAGGGCGTGCGCTACGAGTTCGGCTCCCGTGGCGCGATCTGCCACAGCAACGCGGACTACCGCGCGGCCGCGGCGACCATCACCACGCGCCTCGCCGAGCGCTACGGCGGCCACCCGGCGCTGGCCATGTGGCACGTGCACAACGAGTACGGCGTCCCCGTCTCCGCCTGCTACTGCGACTCCTGCGCCGCCCACTTCCGCCGCTGGCTGGGGACGACGTACGGCACGGTCGACGCCGTCAACGAGGCCTGGGGCACCGCCTTCTGGGGCCAGCGGTACGCGAGCTTCGAGGACGTCAACCCGCCGCGCGCCACCCCGACGGTCGGCAACCCGGGCCAGGCCCTCGACTACAAGCGGTTCGCCGACGCGACGATGCGCGAGAACTTCCGCGCGGAGCGGGACATCCTTCACCGCCTGGCACCCGGCGTCCCGGTCACGACCAACTTCATGACCGCCCTCAGCCAGTGCGACTCCGTCGACTACTGGGCCTGGGGCCGCGAGGTCGACATCGTCACCAACGACCACTACCTGATCACCGACGGCCGCCGTACCCACGTCAACCTCGCCATGGCCGCCGACCTCACCCGGTCCGTCGCGGGCGGAGCCCCCTGGATCCTGCTCGAACACTCCACCTCGGGCATCAACTGGCAGCCGCGCAACCCCGCGAAGGCCCCCGGCCAGATGGCGCGCAACTCGCTGTCGCACGTGGCGCGCGGTTCCGAGGGCGCCATGTTCTTCCAGTGGCGCCAGTCCCGGCGCGGCGCCGAGAAGTTCCACTCGGCGATGGTCCCGCACGGCGGCACCGACACGCGGGTGTGGCGCGAGGTCGTCGAGCTCGGCGCGGCCCTCGACTCCCTGGCCGCGATCCGCGGCACCCGCACCGTCGCCGACGCGGCCGTGCTGTGGGACTGGCACTCCTGGTGGGCGCAGAACCTCGACTGGCGGCCCAGCGAGGACGCCGACCCGCGCGAGCGCGCCGACGCCTACTACGAGGCCCTCCACGACCGGCACCTCACCGTCGACTTCGCCCACCCTGAGGCCGACCTGTCGCGGTACCCGCTGGTCGTGGTGCCCGCCCTGTACCTGATGACGGAGGAGGCCGGCCACAACCTCACGGAGTACGTGGAGAACGGCGGCACCCTCGTCGTGTCCTACTTCTCCGGCATCGTCGACGAGCACGACGCCGTGCACGAGGGCGCCCACCCCGGACCGTTGCGCGACGTCCTCGGCCTGACCGTCGAGGAGTTCTCGCCGCTGCTGCCCGGCGAGCGCGTGCACGTCGCCGGCCTCGACGGCTCCGAGCTCGAAGGCGACGTGTGGACGGAGTTCGTCACTCCGCACGGCGCCGAGACCGTGTGGACGTACGCCGACGGCCTCGCCGCCGGCCGCCCCGCCGTCACCCGGCACCGCCTCGGCGAGGGGACCGCCTGGTACGTCTCCACCCGCCTCGGCCCCGACGGCCTCGACGCGCTGATCGGCTGCGCGGCCGAGGACGCGGCGCTCGCCCCGCGCGCCGAACTGCCCAGGGACGTCGAAGTGGTGCGCCGCTCCGGCGAGACGGGCAGCTACCTCTTCGCGATCAACCACACCGCCGCCGACGTCAAGGTGCCGCTGGAGACCCCCGGCACCGAACTGCTGACGGGCGAGCGTGCCGCCGGCCGCCTCGCGGTCCCGGCGGGAGCCGTACGGGTCGTGCGACTCGACGGCTGA
- a CDS encoding SMP-30/gluconolactonase/LRE family protein yields the protein MDRRTALVPLRYVALPGHGPEDVVADSEGRILTGVADGRILRVDGLDDPSAARVECLAEIAGRPLGLELLPDGDLLVCSADGALLRVDLGGAGRVQVVTETAAGERLRFCSNVVALPDGTVYFTVSSRVHPLRDWMGDIVEHSGTGRLLRLAPGAREADVVLEGLQFANGLVRGGDDSCLIVAETGARRLTRFRLTGPRAGQAEPLAGNLPGFPDNMWRGAPDGPVWVALAGPRVPPLGLLHRAAPAVRRRAARLALHVPYRPSATTGVLAIDDDGRVLQRLTRRGSGFRMVTSVCETGGRLVLGSLWERGIAICEAPVV from the coding sequence ATGGACCGACGGACGGCCCTCGTCCCGCTCCGGTACGTCGCGCTCCCCGGGCACGGCCCCGAGGACGTCGTCGCCGACTCCGAAGGGCGGATCCTGACCGGGGTGGCGGACGGACGGATCCTGCGCGTCGACGGACTGGACGATCCGTCCGCCGCCCGGGTCGAATGCCTCGCCGAGATCGCCGGCCGCCCGCTCGGCCTCGAACTCCTCCCGGACGGCGACCTGTTGGTGTGCTCGGCCGACGGAGCGCTGTTGCGCGTCGACCTCGGCGGCGCCGGTCGGGTCCAGGTGGTGACCGAGACGGCGGCGGGGGAGCGGCTGCGCTTCTGCAGCAATGTCGTCGCCCTGCCCGACGGGACGGTCTACTTCACCGTGTCCAGCCGGGTCCACCCCCTGCGGGACTGGATGGGCGACATCGTCGAGCACAGCGGCACCGGACGCCTGCTGCGTCTGGCGCCCGGCGCCCGCGAGGCCGACGTCGTGCTGGAGGGGCTGCAGTTCGCCAACGGCCTGGTGCGCGGCGGCGACGACTCGTGTCTGATCGTCGCCGAGACCGGCGCCCGCCGCCTCACCCGCTTCCGGCTCACCGGCCCCCGGGCCGGACAGGCCGAACCGCTCGCCGGGAACCTGCCCGGCTTCCCGGACAACATGTGGCGCGGCGCGCCGGACGGCCCGGTCTGGGTGGCGCTGGCCGGTCCGCGGGTCCCCCCGCTCGGCCTTCTGCACCGCGCGGCCCCCGCCGTACGCCGTCGCGCCGCCCGTCTCGCCCTGCACGTCCCCTACCGCCCCTCCGCCACGACGGGCGTGCTCGCGATCGACGACGACGGCCGGGTCCTGCAGCGGCTCACCCGGCGCGGATCCGGCTTCCGCATGGTCACCAGCGTCTGCGAGACCGGCGGCAGGCTGGTCCTGGGCAGCCTGTGGGAGCGGGGTATCGCGATCTGCGAGGCACCGGTGGTCTAG
- a CDS encoding ABC transporter substrate-binding protein gives MSITKRRRLVATAVAVALGSTALAACGSSDEDGGAESGPVSLTYWTWTPGMDKVVDLWNKGQGKKDRITVTVKKQASGDTLITKILTAHKAGKAPDLVQAEYQALPTLVSNDALADIGKDVGDAKSKFADGVWQQTTLGTDAVYAVPQDIGPMMFYYRADLFKKYGLTVPTTWEQFAETARALKKKSPDTDLTTFSANDSGLFAGLAQQAGAKWWTTAGDKWKVGIDDAATKKVADFWGGLVKEGAVDNQPMYTPAWNKALNTGKQIAWVSAVWAPGTLTTAAPDTKGKWAMAPLPQWSAGENVTGSWGGSSTAVTTDSKHKSAAAKFAAWLNTDGDALNALAKEGGIYPASTSAQLSGAFITPPDYFSNQADFYTTAAEIAKTTAPSAWGPNVNVAYTSFKDAFGAAAKNKSDFSAALATMQSDTVADMKKQGFEVSE, from the coding sequence ATGTCCATCACGAAGCGCCGACGCCTCGTGGCAACTGCTGTTGCCGTCGCTCTGGGCAGCACCGCCCTCGCCGCCTGCGGCTCGTCCGACGAGGACGGCGGCGCCGAGTCCGGTCCGGTCTCGCTCACGTACTGGACGTGGACGCCCGGCATGGACAAGGTCGTCGACCTGTGGAACAAGGGCCAGGGCAAGAAGGACCGGATCACGGTCACGGTGAAGAAGCAGGCCTCCGGCGACACGCTGATCACCAAGATCCTCACCGCGCACAAGGCCGGCAAGGCCCCGGACCTGGTCCAGGCCGAGTACCAGGCGCTGCCGACGCTGGTCAGCAACGACGCGCTGGCGGACATAGGCAAGGACGTCGGCGACGCGAAGAGCAAGTTCGCGGACGGCGTCTGGCAGCAGACCACCCTCGGCACGGACGCCGTCTACGCGGTGCCGCAGGACATCGGGCCGATGATGTTCTACTACCGCGCCGACCTCTTCAAGAAGTACGGGCTCACCGTCCCCACGACCTGGGAGCAGTTCGCCGAGACCGCCCGCGCGCTGAAGAAGAAGTCCCCGGACACGGACCTCACCACGTTCTCCGCCAACGACTCCGGCCTCTTCGCGGGCCTCGCCCAGCAGGCCGGCGCCAAGTGGTGGACCACCGCCGGCGACAAGTGGAAGGTCGGCATCGACGACGCGGCCACCAAGAAGGTCGCCGACTTCTGGGGCGGCCTGGTCAAGGAGGGCGCCGTCGACAACCAGCCGATGTACACCCCGGCCTGGAACAAGGCGCTCAACACCGGCAAGCAGATCGCCTGGGTCTCCGCCGTGTGGGCGCCGGGCACGCTGACCACCGCCGCGCCCGACACCAAGGGCAAGTGGGCGATGGCCCCGCTCCCCCAGTGGTCCGCCGGCGAGAACGTCACCGGCAGCTGGGGCGGCTCCTCCACGGCCGTGACGACGGACTCGAAGCACAAGTCGGCCGCCGCGAAGTTCGCCGCCTGGCTGAACACCGACGGCGACGCCCTCAACGCGCTGGCCAAGGAGGGCGGCATCTACCCGGCCTCCACATCCGCGCAGCTCAGCGGCGCCTTCATCACCCCGCCGGACTACTTCTCGAACCAGGCGGACTTCTACACCACCGCCGCCGAGATCGCGAAGACCACGGCGCCCTCGGCCTGGGGCCCGAACGTGAACGTGGCCTACACGAGCTTCAAGGACGCGTTCGGCGCCGCCGCCAAGAACAAGTCGGACTTCTCCGCCGCCCTCGCCACGATGCAGTCGGACACGGTCGCCGACATGAAGAAGCAGGGCTTCGAGGTCTCCGAGTGA
- a CDS encoding undecaprenyl-diphosphate phosphatase — protein MSAISVGQAVVLGAVEGVTEFLPVSSTGHLKITEGLMHIPVDDDAVVGFSAVIQVGAIAAVLVYFRKDIVRIVSAWFRGLRDREERHHHDYKFAWWVIYATIPIVVVGLAAKPLIEGPLASLWVVAGSLIAGSGVMWAADQMGRHKRGEDDTSFKDAMLVGSSQILALLFPGFSRSGATMSTALILDLDRVAATRLSFFLGIPALTGAGIYELKDALGTGAGAAPLAVGTAVSFVVAYASIAWLLKFVAKHSFNAFVVYRIVVGLALFGLLASGVLDS, from the coding sequence ATGAGCGCCATCTCCGTCGGCCAAGCCGTCGTCCTCGGAGCCGTCGAGGGAGTGACCGAGTTCCTCCCCGTCTCCTCCACCGGTCATCTGAAGATCACCGAAGGGCTGATGCACATCCCGGTCGACGACGACGCCGTCGTCGGGTTCTCCGCCGTCATCCAGGTCGGGGCGATCGCCGCGGTGCTCGTCTACTTCCGCAAGGACATCGTGCGGATCGTGTCGGCGTGGTTCCGCGGGCTGCGCGACCGTGAGGAGCGCCACCACCACGACTACAAGTTCGCCTGGTGGGTGATCTACGCGACGATCCCGATCGTCGTGGTCGGCCTCGCCGCCAAGCCGCTCATCGAGGGACCGCTGGCCTCGCTGTGGGTGGTGGCGGGCTCGCTCATCGCCGGCAGCGGCGTGATGTGGGCGGCCGACCAGATGGGCCGGCACAAGCGCGGCGAGGACGACACCTCGTTCAAGGACGCGATGCTCGTCGGCAGCTCCCAGATCCTCGCGCTGCTCTTCCCCGGCTTCTCCCGCTCCGGCGCCACCATGTCCACCGCGCTCATCCTGGACCTGGACCGGGTCGCCGCCACCCGTCTGTCGTTCTTCCTCGGCATCCCCGCCCTCACCGGCGCCGGCATCTACGAGCTGAAGGACGCCCTGGGCACGGGCGCGGGCGCGGCGCCCCTCGCCGTCGGCACGGCGGTGTCCTTCGTGGTCGCCTACGCCTCCATCGCCTGGCTGCTGAAGTTCGTCGCCAAGCACTCCTTCAACGCGTTCGTCGTCTACCGGATCGTCGTCGGACTCGCCCTGTTCGGGCTGCTGGCCTCCGGAGTCCTCGACAGCTGA
- a CDS encoding glycoside hydrolase family 53 protein yields MFHPRRTLRALLLPLAAGLALTALPAQTAQAAATLTNGGFETDGTGTATPAGWSTYSAAGQNSASFTESGGHGGSHRLSHYSAAAYKVETYQYLSGLANGAYTLTAWVRSGGGQKSAYIALKNCGGAEQRTDIPVSAGGWIRIVTSVAVTNNQCTVSVTSDANAGNWINVDDLTFAPGSTGLAVKGSDVSSLVKSEALGGVYRNSSGTAQDALAVLRNAGQNYARLKVWVNPADGYNNKARVLTAAKRVKARGMKLLVDFHYSDTWADPGAQTVPSAWAGHSYSQLKTDVYQHTYDVLNALKAQGTAADMVQVGNEINGGMLWSAGSTDNWSQLAGLLNSGYSAVKAVGSATPVALHLAKGGDLAGTRWWFDNAVSHGVKFDVIGLSYYGYWHGTLADFQTTLDDAAARYAKPVYVAETAYPFRLDSEDPHENIIDLPSELVSGYPASVSGQTRWMNDVASIVEAVPNGRGLGVFYWESTWTAVGGNGWDPTDASSGNGWENQALFGYDDRALSSMSWFGHR; encoded by the coding sequence ATGTTCCATCCCAGACGCACGCTCAGGGCCCTGCTGCTGCCGCTCGCCGCGGGCCTCGCCCTCACCGCCCTGCCCGCGCAGACCGCGCAGGCGGCGGCCACGCTGACCAACGGCGGCTTCGAGACGGACGGCACCGGCACCGCCACACCGGCCGGCTGGTCGACGTACTCGGCGGCCGGGCAGAACTCCGCCTCCTTCACCGAGTCCGGCGGCCACGGCGGCAGTCACCGCCTCTCGCACTACTCGGCGGCCGCGTACAAGGTCGAGACGTACCAGTACCTCTCCGGGCTCGCCAACGGCGCCTACACACTCACCGCCTGGGTGCGCTCCGGCGGCGGCCAGAAGTCCGCGTACATCGCGTTGAAGAACTGCGGCGGCGCCGAGCAGCGCACCGACATCCCGGTCTCCGCCGGCGGATGGATCCGGATCGTCACCTCCGTCGCGGTGACGAACAACCAGTGCACCGTCAGCGTCACCTCCGACGCCAACGCCGGAAACTGGATCAACGTCGACGACCTGACCTTCGCGCCGGGTTCCACGGGCCTCGCCGTCAAGGGCTCGGACGTGTCGTCGCTCGTGAAGAGCGAAGCCCTCGGCGGCGTCTACCGGAACAGCTCCGGCACCGCCCAGGACGCGCTCGCCGTGCTGCGGAACGCCGGGCAGAACTACGCCCGGCTGAAGGTCTGGGTGAACCCGGCCGACGGATACAACAACAAGGCCCGGGTCCTCACGGCGGCCAAGCGCGTCAAGGCCCGGGGCATGAAGCTGCTGGTGGACTTCCACTACTCGGACACCTGGGCCGACCCGGGAGCGCAGACCGTGCCCTCCGCCTGGGCCGGACACTCCTACAGCCAGCTGAAGACGGACGTCTACCAGCACACCTACGACGTGCTCAACGCCCTCAAGGCACAGGGCACCGCCGCCGACATGGTGCAGGTCGGCAACGAGATCAACGGCGGCATGCTGTGGTCGGCGGGCTCCACCGACAACTGGTCACAGCTGGCCGGACTGCTCAACTCCGGCTATTCCGCGGTCAAGGCGGTCGGCTCCGCCACGCCCGTGGCGCTCCACCTCGCCAAGGGCGGGGACCTGGCCGGCACCCGCTGGTGGTTCGACAACGCCGTCTCCCACGGCGTGAAGTTCGACGTCATCGGCCTGTCGTACTACGGCTACTGGCACGGCACGCTCGCCGACTTCCAGACCACCCTCGACGACGCGGCCGCCCGCTACGCCAAGCCGGTCTACGTCGCCGAGACGGCCTACCCCTTCCGGCTGGACAGTGAGGACCCGCACGAGAACATCATCGACCTGCCGAGCGAGCTGGTGTCCGGATACCCGGCCTCCGTCTCCGGCCAGACGCGGTGGATGAACGACGTGGCGAGCATCGTGGAGGCCGTCCCGAACGGCCGCGGGCTCGGCGTCTTCTACTGGGAGTCCACCTGGACGGCCGTCGGCGGCAACGGCTGGGACCCGACCGACGCCTCCTCCGGCAACGGCTGGGAGAACCAGGCCCTGTTCGGCTACGACGACAGGGCGCTGTCCTCGATGTCCTGGTTCGGCCACCGCTGA